Proteins encoded within one genomic window of Gadus chalcogrammus isolate NIFS_2021 chromosome 6, NIFS_Gcha_1.0, whole genome shotgun sequence:
- the cep78 gene encoding centrosomal protein of 78 kDa: MVQDGAHIRRRGAQDFASYYSYACARQDTLPLPAVMTNLLKGKLDFNGDRVRLTDWAPILSSISINKHLYHIAISSTYQVGLGAGDTDRRYYKSSNRKKIPPIRSKDMTFKLCKALQECVTASPNLKSLHINGLPLRERDLNSLTKGLSKSVSLEQLSLANCPISDEGLEVICQSVKYTTCIKTVDFTGCNLTWRGAEHMANIIKHQGLWRHSTAWAESLRYRRPEFGGMGGLRRITLNCNSLIGDRGAAALAHELGEDLWVKAVDLQKCGLSDQGAQCLLEALKTNSTLNVLDIRSNPLIDKVLIKATIEKVLKNSDGQASEYYWIKPPVPKESQKAPGAKRRGPANVAKRKATFRIATRGGASAGRWSPVVSQQQLHRSRPSCVPWRTAARAERQRCLSTGIALAEHGFQGAATLKVTIDSSEEEEEEEEEEVVVVKVKKSPSPVDLHDRVTKQQYQRVQMELEQCRRSLAEERRARLRAESQLREHELEASRLRSLNHSLSEALAEGARSGPAALAASRALEEEAVLQSIESSFTKFHAFLDLLKDAGLGQLASVAGIDQSDFGLLSRPQLSSTMGQPLEEDLSASKGGLKRAVSLGAKIDVALPLEAYPLTIPSEEQAPAFPPGPPSAPREFLSGSRLSQASGPAIDPSVDLEGRGEEPDQFSKPDTQQDSGSEGSVLSRKSYSRSSRDNKASRSANHHSNGTSHQSNSHSHPSNGSHRYSLNYSSFHSDGSLHSRANGDRSQRSSLSHITSEKLESEGSFRGSKGNGAGRRVLAGVSGRGLLPGRSSPRLGSGDQIKSLGVLSGGSEDGSF, encoded by the exons ATGGTCCAAGACGGTGCGCATATTCGTCGGCGGGGGGCCCAGGACTTTGCTTCCTACTACAGTTATGCCTGTGCACGGCAGGACACTCTGCCTCTTCCTGCGGTCATGACGAACCTGCTCAAAGGAAAGTTGGATTTCAATGGAGACAGAGTTAGGCTGACGGACTGGGCTCCCATACTCTCGTCAATATCCATCAACAAGCACCTCTACCACATTGCAATCAGCAGCACATACCAAGTGGGTCTGGGTGCTGGAGACACAG ATAGGCGATACTACAAATCTAGCAACAGAAAGAAGATTCCACCCATTCGCTCGAAAGACATGACGTTTAAGTTGTGTAAAGCCCTGCAAGAATGTGTTACAGCCTCTCCCAACCTTAAGAGTCTTCACATTAACGGCCTTCCACTAAGGGAGAGGGACCTTAATAGCTTAACAAAG GGTTTGTCAAAAAGCGTTTCATTGGAACAACTTTCCCTTGCCAACTGCCCAATATCAGATGAGGGCTTGGAAG taatttGCCAAAGTGTGAAGTACACCACATGCATCAAGACAGTGGATTTTACCGGTTGTAATCTCACGTGGAGAGGGGCAGAGCACATGGCCAACATCATCAAG CACCAGGGGTTGTGGAGGCACAGCACAGCCTGGGCAGAGTCCCTTAGGTACCGGCGGCCAGAGTTTGGAGGGATGGGGGGACTCCGGCGAATCACACTCAACTGTAACTCTCTGATAGGAGACCGGGGGGCCGCGGCCCTCGCACATGAACTAGGGGAAGACCTTTGGGTCAAAG CCGTTGACCTCCAGAAGTGTGGGTTGTCTGACCAGGGGGCTCAATGTCTACTGGAAGCTTTGAAAACCAACTCCACTCTTAATGTGTTGGACATTCGGAGTAACCCCCTTATTG ATAAGGTCCTCATAAAAGCAACGATAGAAAAGGTCTTGAAGAACAGTGATGGCCAGGCTTCAGAG TATTACTGGATAAAGCCCCCTGTTCCCAAAGAGTCACAGAAGGCCCCAGGTGCTAAGCGCAGAGGACCGGCAAATGTAGCAAAAAGAAAAGCTACATTTAGAATAG CCACTCGTGGAGGAGCCTCCGCAGGTAGGTGGAGTCCGGTCGTATCCCAGCAACAGCTGCACCGCTCCCGCCCCTCCTGTGTTCCGTGGAGGACCGCAGCTAGGGCTGAGCGCCAGCG GTGCCTGTCCACTGGTATTGCTCTTGCGGAGCACGGCTTTCAG GGTGCAGCCACTTTGAAAGTGACCATAGATTcttcagaggaagaggaagaagaagaagaagaagaagtagtgGTGGTTAAAGTGAAGAAGAGTCCTTCTCCTGTTGACCTTCACGACAGGGTTACCAAGCAACAGTACCAGCGTGTACAG aTGGAGCTAGAACAGTGTCGTAGGAGCTTGGCAGAGGAACGCAGAGCCAGACTAAGAGCTGAATCCCAGCTCAGAGAG CACGAGCTGGAGGCCTCCCGCCTGCGCAGCCTCAATCACTCCCTGTCTGAGGCGCTGGCCGAGGGGGCTAGGTCTGGACCCGCCGCCCTGGCTGCTTCCAGGGCCCTGGAGGAGGAAGCCGTGCTCCAGAGCATCGAGAGCTCCTTCACCAAGTTCCACGCCTTCCTGGATCTCCTGAAGGATGCTGG TCTCGGTCAATTGGCTTCCGTGGCTGGGATCGACCAATCTGACTTTGGCTTGCTGAGCAGGCCTCAGCTCTCCTCCACAATGGGCCAGCCTCTGGAAGAGGATCTGTCTGCGTCCAAAggtggcctaaaacgtgctgtCAGTCTTGGGGCAAAGATTGATGTTGCTTTACCTTTG GAAGCTTATCCCCTGACCATCCCCTCAGAAGAACAAGCTCCAGCCttccctccagggcccccaTCCGCTCCCAGGGAGTTTCTGTCCGGCAGTCGCCTCAGCCAGGCCAGTGGTCCTGCCATAGACCCCAGTGTTGATCTggagggcagaggagaagagccGGATCAGTTCTCCAAACCTGACACTCAACAGGACTCCGGGTCCGAGGGCAGTGTCCTGAGCCGCAAATCCTACAGCCGCAGTTCCCGCGACAACAAAGCGTCCCGTTCGGCAAATCACCACAGCAATGGGACCTCTCACCAAAGTAACAGCCACTCCCATCCTAGTAACGGTTCCCATAGATATAGCCTCAACTACAGCTCCTTCCATAGTGATGGGTCTCTTCACAGCAGGGCCAATGGTGACCGGTCACAAAGGTCGAGCCTCAGTCACATCACAAGTGAGAAATTGGAGTCTGAAGGGTCATTTAGGGGGTCAAAGGGCAATGGGGCGGGAAGGCGGGTGCTAGCGGGGGTTTCAGGCCGGGGACTGTTGCCGGGGCGATCAAGTCCTCGGCTTGGGTCTGGGGACCAGATTAAGTCTTTGGGCGTTCTCAGCGGAGGGTCAGAAGATGGGTCATTTTGA